The Penicillium psychrofluorescens genome assembly, chromosome: 2 nucleotide sequence GACGGATATCCATCGAACAAGCCGCCAATTGTCCAGCTCAGTTCAGACCCGCCATGGGTACCATCTCCGGTGTCCACACAACTGTCAGATGATTGCAGAAGGTTATGGGAAGAGTGTGGAAAGGACATGGTGGTTTATACCTATATCGACCATCTCCAACAGCTCGCTGACACCGCCTTTGGCTTGCAAGGCACGCCGGATAATGAACTGTGTCTGTCTCGGGATTTGAAAATTGCACTGCTGGATTTCAACAACAAGGCTGAACGCGAGAAGTTTGAGCAAGAAACTTTCCAGTGTGGGGTGTGTCTCGAGCCGAAGAAAGGCTCGAATTGTTACCggctgctgcgctgctctCACGTCTTTTGTGTAGCGTGCTTGCAAAGCTTTTACAACGCCTGTATCACCGAGGGAGATGTCGATGGCGTGAAGTGCTTAGCACCGGATTGCGAGCAGAATCAACGCCCTGCACCTGTCCGCAGTGGGGAAGCCCCGGCCTCGAAACCCAACAAGCGTGATCGGACTCTTGGGCCCAGTGAGCTGCTCCAAATCCCATTGTCACCAGAGACCGTGCAGCGGTATGTATTCCTCAaacggaaaaagaaaatcgAAGCAGACAAGACGACGGTGTACTGCCCGCGCCAATGGTGCCAGGGAGCCGCACGGTCCAAGCGACACCCCAAACCAACTGATCCCATGGCGGATGACCCCGAAGCTtcggacgaagaagacggcgGATTTGAATTTGATCCCCAGGGCGATGAAGCGCAGCTACCTCCGATGGCCGAGCGAGTGGCCATCTGTGAAGACTGCAACTACGCCTTCTGCTCCGTCTGCAAGAAAGGCTGGCACGGCGAGCTGGTGCGGTGTTTCCCGCGGCGCCAGGCCGAGCAGaccgccgaagaaaaagCGACAGAAGAGTACCTTCGTCTATACACATCGCCATGCCCGACATGTAGCGTTCCATGCCAAAAGCGCATGGGCTGCAACCACATGCGCTGCTTCCAATGCGACACGCATTTCTGCTACCTCTGCTCGAGCTGGCTCTCCGCAGACAATCCCTACCGCCACTTTAACGACCTCGATAGCGGCTGCTATAACCGACTGTGGGATCTCGAGGGCGGCGATGGCCTCAACCCAGACGGCGCAGAAGCCTTGCACCAAATCCCCGACGAactcctcgtcttcgacgaCGATCCCCCAGACGCCGACAGCAGTGgtgatgaggacgacgatgaccgTCCAGCCTGGGAATTCGACGACAGCGGCGACGAACACGACCGTCAGCACCGTcgtcgccctcctcctcccgcccCAATTCCACCTCGCGCTCCCGGCGGCGTCCGCGGATTGGGAAACAATGACCTCGGTCGCAATGATGCCGCCGCCCGCGCCGCTGCGGCTGAACGCCAGGCTCAAGCAAGAGCAATGGCCGAGGTCCGTAATCGCCCAGAAGCGGGTCGTCCATTGCGCCGAGCTGATCTGCCCCGTGCAGGCGtcgcgcagcagccagacGGGGAGCGGGATTGGAGAGCAGGATTGCAGCGCTTTCTGGATCTGGTACAAAATGATCGTGAAGACGAATGGGATAGCGATGAACTAGACGAGGATTTCTAGTTTCGCACGGGCGTGTactttctcttttcttccttgatgaTTGACAGAGATGTCATCAATGACACAAAAACTGCATGGCGAACATCTGCACGAGATATGACATGACTCATGATGATAAATTTGCACTCTCACTGCCATGGGTGGCTGGTAGGAATCTTCTTCCATAAGTTCTTGCCCGTTTATCCCCTTCATTTTTGTTATTTTGCGTGTGGCCCCCTGTTTCTCTTACTTGGCTTTCTATCCATCCCACTATCATCTTGTGATGATGGACACTTCAGTCACTTGGATTGCATGATGAGGTGGCTCTTAGAGAGACGATTTCCGGATTCTTTTCTAACATTATTACCCTGTTTTCATCATGAGCGACTTCTGCCTGATTTCTGTATATCCCCCAAAAGCCTTGGACAAATCTCGCCTATCTTCTAGAATGAAATccattcttcctcgctctGTGTATTTACACCCAACTGATTTAAAATGAAAATCAGCTGCTTCAAGCTGTCTATATGTATCATAAGTAGCTAGTGCTACACAATTGCCTTCCAAATATGTGTTGATAAGTATGCTCCTAAGAGACCTGGCTAAGGTGACGTTTTCCTATACTGTTAGTAACTTTCGCCCTCCCTTTCGAACGCTCTAGCAAAGAACTCGATTTTCTTAAATTTACCTCCGAAATTAAACAACCTCTCATTGGTACGTGCTACCTAGTTGTTGGAAGTTGGGTAgtggaagaaaaaataaTCCTTAGGGCGGGAAGGACCCTTGACCGCGACTTGGGGGCGAGAGCCCCTATTTATGGAAACCCATTACATAGCGTGAACTCCTGCGGGGTTCAGCCGCCTAAGGATTTAAACCTGTCCGTAAATAGGCTTGTCTCGCTCATCCCAAACTCCAAATTCTACCAAGGAGCCACTTCAAAAGTTTGAGCCCCCGTAGTATCTATGATCAACTATCGCAAGATGTCAAGACCTACACTACGGATGGTTCTGGCTTTATCAGGAATTTTGGGGTTATTCAGTCTATACTGTCTGTTTTGCCCTCTTTGAACCTATGCCTCCCAGCATTTGTATAATAGGGTTCGCTGATTGAAATCATAGTTTTGCTAAGTGCTTCTCCACCTACACCCCTCGCACCGACTACGCCACCCCAGCCAACGATCGGCAAAGTTTCAATGATCTTGGGCGGTCGCACGGTTAACGACAGAGCCGCGATTTACGACGTGGCGCTAGCATCACACGAAGAGCATAGCCGCCGACACAATTACCCAATGTTCATCCTTTACGATCCAATCATTGAGGGGTTATGGAACAAACCTCTTATCATTCTATCCACCATACTTCGGGAATTGGAGAAACCGCTAGATCAGCGACTACAATGGCTTTTGTGAGTTCGCGAGATTAGGTATTATGCCAATGTTGACCCTGAATTAATGAATTTAAATACCAATCCAGTTGGTTTGATAGTGACACAGTACTTATGAACCCGAACCTGCCACTAGAGACCTTCATCCCTCCTTCGAGTCTCTCGAATGTCCATATCTTACTCTCCAAGGATATGAATGGATTAAATAATGGCAACTTTTTCATCCGCGTGCACCCATGGTCCGTCGAGTTGCTCAATACCGTGATTGCATACCCCTTCCTGAACCCAGGCGTCGAAATTCTTGAAAGCGACCAAACCGCCTTGTGGAATGTTCTCGACAAAAATGCCTATTTTGCCCGATCTACTGTGTATTGTCCGTTGCGGTGGTTCAATCCCTATAGGAGGTCTGAGAATGGGGAGTTACCAACAACCGAACCCTTACCTGATAATATGCTAGTACATCCAGGAGATCTCCTTGTTCATTTCCCGGGGACTGGTGAGAGACTGGGTGCACATATGTATCCATATATTGCTATATCGAGAGATGAACGATCGGATTGGAGCATGCCTTTGAAGGAGACAGGATATATAGAAGAGACGGCATTGTTTTGGGATAAATTCAGCTCAGCGCCCATTGAAGATGCATAAATACGACAAGATAACCTGAATATTTAATAAAATTCATAGTAAAGCAATACGTCTTACTTATAACAGTTATCGCCAAAGCTCTGTCTTCGCGATTAGGGGTGAAGATTACTAGCTATATGGTCATATGCCTGCGTGCCCCGACCGGGACGGGCCGTCCGCCGAACCGAAACCATCGAGGGGGGTCTACGAACCGTGGAGGAGGGTGCCCATACGAAGGGAGGAGGGTCGTGAGAGCTATCGACCGCTTTTTCTGTGATCGATAATAATCTAGACGATGGAACGCGGCGCGACGCGTGGTATTGATCCGTTAGCGAGCtacagagagagagagagagagagagagagagagagagagagagagagagagtacGGCCCTCAGACAATATTGCACCAAGATTTGTGATAACCACCTGTTTACTTTCTTACTTTTGTGGCCCATCAAATTACTATCGAGTTTGCTGGTCCATAATCAAATAGCTGAGACAGCTCCGGTTTGAAGCAACGGAATGTAGTGCCTTGCAGCAAACCACAGATGGTTGACGTCACGATGTCGCAAACAATCCATTTCCACGAACCCTGTACTTTAATAGATACTTTAATAATGAAAGACGGGGGTTTTCGTGTTGCTGAACcctggttttttttttgcacAAGCCGGATATCTTAACTAAGGAGATCAACACTGCGCTAAGCCTGTGAGACATATTTGAGCAGGAGAACGATGACGTCTGATACTGCTTCAAAAGCCGTCGTCTTATACTGGCACCGTACAGACTTAAGACTGCATGATTCCCCAGCGTTGCACGCGGCTCTATCCTTGAAGTCAGATGTATTCATCCCAATATGGACCTGGGATCCTCACTATGTTTACCGCGCTAGGGTTGGTCCTAATCGCTGGAAGTTTCTTCTTGACTGCCAAAATGATCTTAGCAGGTCATATACCAAGTTGAATCCGAACCAGAAACTTTGGATTGTGCGCGAGGCACCTCAGACTGTTTTCCCTAAGCTCTGGAAAGAGTGGAAAGTGACACATCTAGTCTTTGAGAAAGACACAGATGCATATGCCCGAGATAGAGACGAGGAAATAATGTGTATGGCAAAGGAAGCCGGGGTGCACGTCATCGCGAAGATGGGTCGCAATTTGTTTGATCCGGACGAACTGGTCCAGAAGAACAATGGGAAACCTACGATGAGCATGGCTCAAGTTGAAAAGGCTGCCAAGCAGATCAATCAAGGAGAGCCTGCAAAACCACTTGCGCCTCCTGACAGCCTTGCAAACCCTTGGGATCAGAAGAAAATGAATATCAGCAGTCTGGAACAAAACATTGCGGATGTTAAACCGGACTTCAACGAAGCTCACCGTACTGCAAGGGACACGCAGTACACGCATATTATGGGCCCAGAGAACTCTTTTGGTGTTCCAACATTTGAGGAAATAGGTATTGAGCGTTCTCTAGCCACAACCTCTCAGAATGGTGGGGAGACAGAGGCCCTGAATCTCCTAGATCGGTATATTCAAGATGAAGAGTATATTGGCCGATTTGAGAAGCCAAAgacatctccagcagatTTCGAACCTCAGTCGACAACTCTTCTCTCGCCCCATCTCCATTTTGGGTCTCTTTCTGTCCGGAAATTTTGGTGGGATGTGCAATTGATCTTGGAAAAGCGCAgacaaaacaaaaaatcaGTTTCATCGGTCCCAACCAACCTGCCTGGCCAGTTGCTCTTTCGTGACATGTTCTTTGGAGCCCAAGCCGCCATCGGTGACAAATTCGCACAGACATATAAGAACAACATTGCTCGATTTATTGATTGGCACCTGCCTTCGAATATTTCTACAACTGGCTTTCTTGATGGAACCTATACTGTGGACTCTCCAGAGGCGGAGGGGTGGTTTCAGCGATGGAGGCAGGGTCAGACTGGGTTTCCATGGATCGACGCCTTGATGCGACAGCTGAAGCAAGAAGGCTGGATTCATCACTTAGGACGGCACAGTGTTGCCTGCTTCTTGACAAGGGGAGGCTGCTATGTGAACTGGGAGAGGGGCGCCGAGGTATTTGAGGAGTTGTTGATTGATCGTGAGTCGCCCTCGTGTGAGAAAGATATCTTATCCTCTGATGAACACCACAGATGAAACAGCTTGTAACGTTGGGAACTGGATGTGGCTCTCATGTACGGCCTTTTTCTACCAGTTTTATCGCTGCTATTCGCCAATTACATTTGGGAAGAAATGGGACCCAAACGGCAATCTCATCAGACGCTACTGCCCTGAGCTGGCAGAATTTGAcaagaaatatatatatgaGCCCTGGAAAGCATCTCTATCAGACCAGAAAAAATGGGGATGCCGGATTACAGGCGATGGGGGCGATATGTCTGCTGAAGGAGGATCGATCTATCCTAAGCCAATGTTCAATTTTGACGAACGACGAAAAGTGTGCATGGAAAATATGAAAAGAGCATACGACGTGGGAATGcatggtgatgatgagcagATTAGGGATGGGTCATGGCAGAAGGTTTTCGGACATTCTGGTAAGGCGAGTGAGCCAGAGCCCAAGAGAAAGCGGCAAAAGGTTGAAGACTATTATCAAAAGAAATAAGAGTCAGACAGCTTTCAAATTCAGAAATTGCTCGTATGTAACCGAACTAAAGCAAGGGTATTAGAGTAGTGGATTTATATGCAGATCTAAGGAGACCTATAAGGATAAGACTTAGCACGAGAGATCAGTGTCAGGGTAGTCTCACGATACATCTGATAGGCGGGTTTACGGACAAGGGCAATAGAGACTCGTGGGTATAAGTTGTGGTGTGACTTAGTATCATTCTAAG carries:
- a CDS encoding uncharacterized protein (ID:PFLUO_002800-T1.cds;~source:funannotate), with the protein product MTDSDLVQEDDRSVELSSIAAIYPEIKIDPSSPFSAALDLPVAPSTASYVCFQAFDAKIPTILTPPTSLDISEADLDRPARKDVHLLSHLPPLRLKIELPDGYPSNKPPIVQLSSDPPWVPSPVSTQLSDDCRRLWEECGKDMVVYTYIDHLQQLADTAFGLQGTPDNELCLSRDLKIALLDFNNKAEREKFEQETFQCGVCLEPKKGSNCYRLLRCSHVFCVACLQSFYNACITEGDVDGVKCLAPDCEQNQRPAPVRSGEAPASKPNKRDRTLGPSELLQIPLSPETVQRYVFLKRKKKIEADKTTVYCPRQWCQGAARSKRHPKPTDPMADDPEASDEEDGGFEFDPQGDEAQLPPMAERVAICEDCNYAFCSVCKKGWHGELVRCFPRRQAEQTAEEKATEEYLRLYTSPCPTCSVPCQKRMGCNHMRCFQCDTHFCYLCSSWLSADNPYRHFNDLDSGCYNRLWDLEGGDGLNPDGAEALHQIPDELLVFDDDPPDADSSGDEDDDDRPAWEFDDSGDEHDRQHRRRPPPPAPIPPRAPGGVRGLGNNDLGRNDAAARAAAAERQAQARAMAEVRNRPEAGRPLRRADLPRAGVAQQPDGERDWRAGLQRFLDLVQNDREDEWDSDELDEDF